CTTTTTTTCGAAAGAGGCGCGTCAACCGCCCATATTGACGGACTTCCCAGGCCCGGTAAGGAATGCTTGCCAGAATTTCAATGAGCTTTGTTTTGGCCAAGGTCACTTTTTTCCCTGTAATCCAATCCATCGTCACAAAAAAACATTTCGCCGCCAATGAATACTTATACCGCGTCCGAGTCAAGGACGCCTGCTGTTCTTTCTTTAAATCAATCTTCCCCTGTTCCATAGCCATAGAGTCTTTCCTTTTCTGGGTCACGTTTACGCACCCGCTATATTTGTCTATTAAACGTTCGTACCTAGACTTTGTACTTATCATAAATCTCTTGCCTCATTGAGCAGCGACAGAAATAGCCGTCTCCATATGCCTGCCGATAAGAACAATGCTCTTTATTTCAGCATATAAAATGAGAAGAACTTTCTCCCCGATTAAAGATTCAACTTTGCAAAGGTCATCCCTGTCCCACTTGTAAATCAGGCGTTACATCTCGCCACTTGGCACAATCTGTTTCTCTAGTTTTTTTTAAAAGAAAGATATTCTGTATTAATCCATGTTCTTAAGTAACCGGAAAGTTTCCCCATAGATACATTCCCGCGGGCCTATGGCAATAATCTCAATGAGCTTCTTGCCTGTAAGGATGTCTTGGTTTTTTTTCTTAAGATGTGGATGCAAGTTCCGTATGAGTGTCGCTACAATATCAGGAACTTTGAGTTTTCTTATGGGTTGCTTCATTTGCGGAATATATTACCCGATAAGTTCATCGAGTGTATAGAGCTTTGCTTTCTTACTTTTTAAAGCCTTTAAACCTTTTTTTATTTCCTGCATTAACGGCACATCCGTACGAATAGCAATAGTTTCCTTCCAGCTTTCAAATTCGTCCGGACTTACCAGAACAGCGGCGGGTGACCCGTTTTTTGTAATTACTACCGCTTTGTCGGTGGCACTGACAGTTTCTACGAGGCTGCTTAACTTCATTTTTGCTTCTGAAAGAGACAAGGTTTTCATAATAAAACCTTCATTAAGGTTGATTAGAATTACGGTCATAATAA
This region of Patescibacteria group bacterium genomic DNA includes:
- a CDS encoding type II toxin-antitoxin system Phd/YefM family antitoxin, which produces MKTLSLSEAKMKLSSLVETVSATDKAVVITKNGSPAAVLVSPDEFESWKETIAIRTDVPLMQEIKKGLKALKSKKAKLYTLDELIG